A portion of the Microlunatus phosphovorus NM-1 genome contains these proteins:
- a CDS encoding phage major capsid protein: protein MATETTTTSARAWAPDIRYVPAAEAVPDALVLLTSTVAGEVEGDAPSVRVPYVDDAAATIVAEGDSIPEANPDLAEAVVYTGKVAQLIRLSREQFNQDDAETMLAASVARAVTKKGNQAYVAQAAPTAPAVNPPAGLLNIAGIVNGGAIAGDLDILVDAFATIETNGGTPSHIIAAPDAWARLSKFKTGTDRNDNLLGAGTAAAPKFLLNVPVLTTAALPSGNLMVLDQAAIVTAVGDVQVAVSEHFYFGSDSIALRCTWRFGQNVVKPNRIAKLTVTNPA from the coding sequence ATGGCCACCGAAACCACCACCACATCCGCCCGCGCATGGGCGCCCGACATCCGCTACGTGCCAGCCGCCGAAGCCGTTCCCGACGCGCTCGTCCTGCTCACCTCCACCGTCGCCGGCGAAGTCGAAGGTGACGCCCCGTCGGTCCGTGTCCCCTACGTCGACGACGCCGCGGCCACCATCGTCGCCGAAGGCGACAGCATCCCCGAAGCCAACCCCGACCTCGCCGAAGCCGTCGTCTACACCGGCAAGGTCGCCCAGCTGATCCGACTGTCCCGCGAGCAGTTCAACCAAGACGACGCCGAGACCATGCTCGCCGCCTCCGTCGCCCGGGCCGTGACCAAGAAAGGCAACCAGGCCTACGTCGCCCAAGCCGCACCGACCGCCCCCGCCGTCAACCCACCCGCCGGGCTGCTCAACATCGCCGGCATCGTCAACGGCGGCGCCATCGCCGGCGACCTCGACATCCTGGTCGACGCGTTCGCCACCATCGAAACCAACGGCGGCACGCCCAGCCACATCATCGCCGCCCCCGACGCCTGGGCCCGACTGTCGAAGTTCAAGACCGGCACCGACCGCAACGACAACCTGCTCGGCGCCGGCACCGCAGCCGCGCCGAAGTTCCTGCTCAACGTCCCGGTTCTCACCACAGCCGCGTTGCCATCAGGCAACCTGATGGTGCTCGACCAGGCCGCCATCGTCACCGCCGTCGGCGACGTCCAAGTCGCGGTCAGCGAACACTTCTACTTCGGATCCGACAGCATCGCACTGCGCTGCACCTGGCGGTTCGGGCAGAACGTGGTCAAGCCGAACCGGATCGCGAAGCTGACAGTGACGAACCCCGCCTGA
- a CDS encoding WhiB family transcriptional regulator yields MTTAREQLTLALVQLAADGRRPPCGDYGAHDVWLSDDPDIRALAADWCTGCPVREQCHNAAEAGDEKFGVWAGIDRTPPKRRPGRPAQTTTIKET; encoded by the coding sequence ATGACAACCGCCCGTGAACAGCTGACGCTCGCGCTCGTCCAGCTCGCAGCCGACGGACGCCGACCACCCTGCGGCGACTACGGAGCACACGACGTCTGGCTGTCCGACGACCCCGACATCCGTGCCCTCGCCGCCGACTGGTGCACCGGCTGCCCAGTGCGCGAGCAATGCCACAACGCAGCCGAGGCGGGCGACGAGAAGTTCGGCGTCTGGGCCGGCATCGACCGCACCCCACCGAAACGCCGGCCAGGCCGACCAGCCCAAACCACCACTATCAAGGAGACCTGA
- the lysA gene encoding diaminopimelate decarboxylase, translated as MTHMHVAGSIHADVLTHAPGWLDVPADVNALLAPLWSRNVAKNADGVLTVAGLTVTEIAEQVGTPVYVVDEDDLRHRAREFAAAFAGWDVYYAGKSFLCTAVARWVADEGLGVDTCSGGELAVALRAGVDPARIGLHGNNKSDTEIELALDAGVGRIIADSFDEIARLIRLVRTRDRGERPRLMVRVTTGVEAHTHAYIATAHEDQKFGFSIASGNALDALLQVHAASELELIGIHSHIGSQIFDAEGFAVAARRTLGLHAEFAARTGVEPPEMDLGGGFGIAYTSADTPATPAELAEAMRRIVEVECAAHGVAVPHLSIEPGRAISGPSAFALYEVGTVKRVELDGGAVRTYVAVDGGMSDNIRTALYAAEYSATLASRRSAAGPAISRVVGKHCEGGDILVRDEFLPADVTPGDLVAVPASGAYSRSMASNYNHVPRPPVIAVADGRIQTLLRRETLDDILRLDVG; from the coding sequence GTGACCCACATGCATGTGGCGGGTTCCATCCACGCCGACGTCTTGACCCATGCTCCGGGCTGGCTGGACGTTCCCGCCGACGTCAACGCACTGCTGGCCCCGTTGTGGAGCCGGAACGTGGCCAAGAACGCCGACGGTGTGTTGACGGTGGCCGGGCTCACCGTGACCGAGATTGCCGAGCAGGTCGGCACCCCGGTGTATGTGGTCGACGAGGACGATCTGCGGCACCGCGCCCGTGAGTTCGCGGCTGCGTTCGCCGGTTGGGATGTCTATTACGCAGGCAAGTCGTTCCTGTGCACCGCGGTTGCCCGCTGGGTCGCCGACGAGGGGCTCGGTGTCGACACCTGCAGCGGCGGGGAACTCGCGGTGGCTCTGCGGGCCGGCGTCGACCCAGCGAGGATCGGCCTGCACGGCAACAACAAGAGCGACACCGAGATCGAACTGGCCCTGGACGCCGGAGTCGGCCGGATCATCGCCGACTCCTTCGACGAGATCGCCCGCCTCATCCGGTTGGTCCGCACTCGCGACCGGGGCGAGCGCCCGCGACTGATGGTCCGGGTCACCACCGGCGTCGAGGCGCACACCCACGCCTACATCGCCACCGCCCACGAGGATCAGAAGTTCGGCTTCTCGATCGCCTCCGGCAACGCTCTCGACGCGTTGCTGCAGGTGCACGCGGCATCCGAGCTGGAGCTCATCGGCATCCACTCCCACATCGGCTCGCAGATCTTCGACGCCGAGGGCTTCGCCGTCGCCGCGCGGCGGACTCTGGGTCTGCATGCCGAGTTCGCGGCCCGCACCGGCGTGGAACCACCCGAGATGGACCTGGGCGGCGGCTTCGGCATCGCCTACACCAGTGCCGACACCCCGGCGACTCCGGCGGAGCTGGCTGAGGCCATGCGACGGATCGTCGAGGTCGAGTGCGCGGCGCACGGTGTCGCCGTTCCGCACTTGTCGATCGAGCCCGGACGGGCGATCAGCGGCCCCAGCGCCTTCGCATTGTATGAGGTCGGCACCGTGAAACGGGTCGAACTCGACGGTGGCGCGGTCCGAACCTATGTCGCGGTGGATGGTGGGATGAGCGACAACATCCGCACGGCGTTGTATGCGGCGGAGTACTCGGCCACCCTGGCTTCCCGCCGTTCCGCCGCCGGACCGGCCATCTCCCGGGTGGTGGGCAAGCATTGCGAGGGCGGGGACATCCTGGTGCGCGACGAGTTTCTCCCGGCTGACGTCACCCCGGGCGACCTCGTCGCCGTGCCGGCCAGCGGCGCCTACAGCCGCTCGATGGCCAGCAACTACAACCACGTGCCCCGACCGCCGGTGATCGCGGTGGCCGACGGCCGGATCCAGACCCTGCTGCGTCGCGAGACGCTGGACGACATCCTGCGGCTGGACGTGGGTTGA
- a CDS encoding helix-turn-helix domain-containing protein, whose product MTRDDRGCAEALAQQLTTEVRVAIKASGMSQRDIADRTGIALRTLSRRLRHIGRTFSVPEIAAIGDILGFTIVDIAERAEQQPAAAVGCQSPAAAAV is encoded by the coding sequence ATGACCCGCGACGATCGAGGATGCGCGGAAGCACTCGCGCAGCAGCTCACGACAGAGGTCAGGGTCGCGATAAAGGCATCCGGCATGTCTCAACGCGACATCGCCGACAGAACCGGAATTGCGCTCCGTACACTCAGCCGTCGGCTCAGGCACATAGGCAGAACGTTCTCCGTCCCCGAGATCGCGGCGATAGGTGACATCCTCGGCTTCACCATCGTCGACATCGCCGAGCGTGCCGAGCAGCAACCAGCAGCAGCCGTCGGATGTCAGAGTCCGGCGGCAGCTGCTGTCTGA
- a CDS encoding DUF3631 domain-containing protein codes for MVSFDPWGKEKVILDEVREHLGRYICTVSDDDLDLLALWAAHTHALNSFFTTPRLQIDSPVPGSGKTTCLEHLQRLCHKPVQAAVLSSAALLARMLDRGIRTVLIDEADRSLNPDREGTNDLLAVLNSGYKRGATRPVLVPGKGGEWVEKEMPTFAPVALAGNSPRLPEDTQSRILRVLLLPDVHGRAEESDWEMIEADAEQLGVRLAEWMTSAADDIRTVRPPLPEGVTGRFREKWTPLRRVAEIAGGRWPTTVDKMAVADVAQFLADKEDGMVREAPHVLLLRHVMEVWPSGESFVPTPVLIDALARAHPDVWGDFSPFDKPLTMQRLGRMLTKYKINSSREPGGERRRGYTRISVWSVAGRMRLHPLDKPDGPVEVAEPAVLRGNASGSAGSTGPSGHIQTPCPHCQTQLTTAGSAIAAGSRVGGQHDNRP; via the coding sequence ATGGTGTCCTTCGATCCGTGGGGCAAGGAGAAGGTGATTCTCGACGAGGTGCGCGAGCACCTCGGTCGGTATATCTGCACTGTCTCCGACGACGACCTTGATCTGCTCGCGTTGTGGGCCGCGCACACGCACGCACTGAACTCCTTCTTCACCACCCCCAGGTTGCAGATCGACAGCCCGGTCCCCGGGTCGGGCAAGACCACCTGCCTGGAGCACCTCCAGCGGCTGTGTCACAAGCCCGTACAGGCCGCGGTGCTGTCGTCGGCTGCCCTGCTCGCCCGGATGCTCGACCGAGGCATTCGGACCGTCCTGATTGATGAGGCCGACCGGTCGCTCAACCCCGACCGGGAAGGCACGAACGACTTGTTAGCGGTGCTCAACTCCGGCTATAAGCGGGGGGCGACCCGCCCGGTTCTGGTGCCCGGGAAGGGTGGGGAATGGGTGGAGAAGGAGATGCCGACCTTCGCCCCTGTGGCCCTAGCCGGCAACAGTCCGCGGCTGCCAGAGGACACCCAGTCCCGCATCCTCCGCGTGTTGTTGCTTCCCGACGTGCATGGGCGGGCAGAGGAGTCCGACTGGGAGATGATCGAGGCCGACGCCGAGCAACTCGGGGTACGGCTGGCCGAGTGGATGACCTCTGCCGCGGACGACATCCGCACTGTCCGGCCGCCACTGCCCGAGGGGGTCACCGGGCGGTTCCGGGAGAAGTGGACGCCGCTGCGCCGGGTGGCGGAGATCGCTGGCGGCAGGTGGCCGACCACGGTGGACAAGATGGCTGTGGCCGACGTCGCGCAGTTCCTCGCCGACAAGGAGGACGGCATGGTGCGGGAGGCGCCGCACGTCCTTCTGCTGCGGCACGTGATGGAGGTCTGGCCGTCGGGGGAATCGTTCGTGCCCACCCCGGTGCTCATCGACGCGCTAGCGAGGGCGCACCCGGATGTCTGGGGCGACTTCTCACCGTTCGACAAGCCGTTGACGATGCAGCGACTCGGTCGGATGTTGACCAAGTACAAGATCAACAGCAGTCGCGAGCCGGGCGGTGAACGACGTCGCGGGTACACCCGGATCTCGGTCTGGTCGGTTGCCGGTCGGATGCGACTGCACCCCTTAGACAAACCGGACGGACCGGTCGAAGTGGCCGAACCGGCCGTCTTGAGGGGCAACGCGTCCGGTTCGGCCGGCTCGACCGGTCCGTCCGGTCACATCCAGACCCCTTGTCCCCACTGCCAGACGCAACTCACCACCGCGGGGTCTGCAATCGCTGCTGGGTCGCGGGTCGGAGGTCAGCATGACAACCGCCCGTGA
- a CDS encoding helix-turn-helix domain-containing protein — protein sequence MPRSLTRRLASIAEAADYVPCSPKTIRRRIATGALPAYRSGRLIRVDLNDVDAMLKPIPNGSAA from the coding sequence ATGCCCAGATCCCTCACCCGACGGCTCGCGTCCATCGCAGAAGCCGCCGACTACGTGCCCTGTAGCCCGAAAACGATCCGGCGCCGCATCGCTACCGGCGCCCTTCCCGCGTACCGCTCGGGTCGACTCATCCGGGTCGACCTCAACGACGTGGATGCGATGCTCAAGCCGATCCCGAACGGCTCGGCCGCGTGA